A DNA window from Planctomycetota bacterium contains the following coding sequences:
- a CDS encoding amidohydrolase family protein translates to MLELFDLNAHVGKPVQPAAEWYDTPEALLAEMDHYGIARAVVSHYAARQAHPEIGNPATLGFVGERLVPAWSFVPSVGHRSDAPRFLGAALTSGVRILRFYPGEFFVPFSVEAIGDFCEAMQEHRMPLLVDFSTTTSYGQFQTDWLALIAVCRAFCDLPVITTEYRIRSNRMLFRALALCPNLRVCTSAIWLYRNLDHIVAEFGAGRLVFGTNLPAFDPAIPVAMLRFAEIPDEAKAAIASGNLQALLAGVSE, encoded by the coding sequence ATGCTTGAGCTTTTCGACCTCAACGCCCACGTGGGCAAGCCCGTCCAGCCGGCCGCCGAGTGGTACGACACGCCCGAGGCGCTGCTCGCGGAGATGGACCACTATGGCATCGCCCGGGCCGTGGTGAGCCACTACGCGGCCCGGCAGGCGCACCCCGAGATCGGGAATCCCGCCACCCTGGGCTTTGTGGGCGAGCGGCTTGTCCCTGCATGGAGCTTCGTCCCCTCGGTCGGCCACAGGTCCGACGCCCCGCGCTTCCTCGGCGCCGCCCTCACGTCCGGCGTCCGCATCCTGCGCTTCTACCCAGGCGAGTTCTTCGTCCCCTTCAGCGTCGAGGCCATTGGCGACTTCTGCGAGGCGATGCAGGAGCATCGCATGCCCCTCCTCGTAGATTTCTCGACGACCACGAGCTACGGCCAGTTCCAGACCGATTGGTTGGCCCTGATCGCCGTGTGCCGGGCGTTCTGCGATCTGCCCGTCATCACAACAGAGTACCGCATCCGTTCGAACCGCATGCTGTTCCGCGCGTTGGCCTTGTGCCCAAACCTGCGGGTCTGCACCTCCGCCATCTGGCTCTACAGGAACCTCGACCACATCGTCGCCGAGTTCGGCGCGGGGCGGCTCGTATTCGGCACCAACCTCCCGGCCTTCGACCCGGCGATTCCCGTCGCCATGCTCCGCTTCGCCGAGATCCCCGACGAGGCCAAAGCGGCCATTGCCTCGGGCAATCTCCAGGCGCTTCTCGCAGGAGTGAGTGAGTAG
- a CDS encoding VIT domain-containing protein translates to MKRLLIVLAAALVGSAAAAGESLAPALVVRVRPDAPKPEALRITKLTVESRIFGYLAETKMTMTFLNPHERVLEGDLYFPLPEGSTVSGYALDIAGSMVDGVVVEKEKGRTVYEKIVRQGIDPGLVEWTKGNNFKTRVFPIPAKGTRTVRVDYVAELVDKAGSAAYHLPLAFKEKLDEFALRIEVVKGAAEPKATGGPSGLQFSKFQDTYLAESKGKDVALDSDLVVALPDVAKQAVLVEKAPDGQVYFCINEFPAVQAPGDTLRPAPGRVAVLWDASASRAKADHAREFEILIAYLGSLPKTPAIDLIVFRHEAEPPKRLGGVDALLAELKSVVYDGGTQIGSIALPPGDQPDLCLLFTDGISNFGKEEPTGIQCPLYIFNGQATANHAFLRYLALATGGEYFNLAKLDNKAIVPNIGNAAFAFLSATTDGASVEETFPRLTQPVHGRFTLAGKLKGETGKVTLAYGAGGKPSARSVHTVLRSQAVEGNLLRRLWAQKKVADLEVFLKRNESEIVAVGKQYEIVTPYTSLIVLDSLEQYVQHRILPPKSLPKVREQYIEIVEKQRLADEKSKEQKLAAIVALWNERVKWWETEFRYPANFRYKEQETKDEAPARGGAGAPPAEGAPAPAARDPHGARPAAPATTGRPMADADDAPVQGAARGGELLSRLEAKRNGAADERSTAPAIAIKAWDPKTPYIEAIRRAKPDEAFAAYLKQRDEYGTSPAFFLDCANHFLAAKQEATALQVLSNVAELELENAALVRVLAHRLAQLDGLRNLELASMLFEEALRMRPEEPQSWRDLALVLARRADALSKIPYKKRSVDQAERDKAEIAALYSRAIELLYHVVLNTWDRFEQIELIALMELNALLPKAKAAGIEKPNVDPRLVKLLDVDVRIILTWDADNTDMDLHVVEPSGERAFYGHQRTTIGGNVSRDFTQGYGPEEYLLKKAMPGMYTIQANYYGSSAAQLIGAVTLQVDVFTNYGRPNEQRKSLTLRLTEKKETFTVGQIEF, encoded by the coding sequence ATGAAGAGGCTACTGATCGTGCTGGCAGCCGCCCTGGTCGGCTCAGCGGCAGCGGCGGGGGAAAGCCTGGCGCCCGCGCTGGTGGTGCGCGTGCGGCCCGATGCCCCGAAGCCCGAAGCGCTTCGTATCACGAAACTTACGGTCGAGAGTCGCATCTTCGGCTACCTCGCCGAGACGAAGATGACGATGACCTTCCTCAACCCCCACGAGCGGGTGCTGGAGGGCGACCTGTATTTCCCCTTGCCCGAAGGCTCCACCGTGAGCGGCTATGCCCTCGACATCGCGGGTTCGATGGTGGACGGCGTGGTGGTGGAGAAGGAGAAGGGGCGCACGGTCTACGAGAAAATCGTCCGCCAGGGCATTGATCCCGGCCTGGTGGAGTGGACGAAGGGCAACAACTTCAAGACCCGCGTCTTCCCCATCCCCGCCAAAGGCACGCGCACGGTTCGCGTGGACTACGTGGCCGAGCTGGTGGACAAAGCAGGCAGCGCCGCCTACCATCTGCCGCTGGCGTTCAAGGAGAAGCTCGACGAGTTCGCCCTCCGCATCGAGGTGGTGAAGGGCGCGGCCGAGCCCAAGGCCACGGGCGGCCCGTCCGGGCTCCAGTTCTCGAAGTTCCAGGACACCTACCTCGCCGAGAGCAAGGGCAAGGACGTGGCGCTCGACAGCGACCTCGTCGTCGCCCTGCCCGACGTGGCAAAGCAGGCGGTGCTGGTGGAGAAGGCGCCCGATGGCCAGGTCTACTTCTGCATCAACGAGTTCCCAGCCGTCCAGGCCCCGGGCGACACGCTGAGGCCAGCACCAGGCCGAGTGGCCGTCCTCTGGGACGCCTCGGCCTCGCGCGCCAAGGCCGACCACGCGCGCGAGTTCGAGATCCTCATCGCCTATCTCGGCTCGCTGCCGAAGACGCCCGCCATAGACCTCATCGTTTTCCGCCACGAGGCCGAGCCGCCGAAGCGCCTGGGCGGCGTGGATGCCCTGCTCGCCGAGTTGAAGTCGGTCGTCTACGACGGCGGCACCCAGATCGGCAGCATCGCATTGCCCCCGGGCGACCAGCCCGACCTGTGCCTGCTCTTCACCGACGGCATCTCGAATTTCGGCAAGGAGGAGCCGACCGGCATCCAGTGCCCGCTCTACATCTTCAACGGGCAGGCCACGGCGAACCACGCCTTCCTGCGCTACCTGGCCCTCGCCACGGGCGGCGAGTATTTCAACCTGGCAAAGCTCGACAACAAGGCCATCGTGCCCAACATCGGCAACGCGGCCTTCGCCTTCCTGAGCGCCACGACCGATGGCGCGAGCGTGGAGGAGACGTTCCCCCGCCTCACGCAGCCCGTCCACGGCCGCTTCACCCTCGCCGGCAAGCTCAAGGGCGAGACAGGCAAAGTCACCCTCGCCTACGGCGCCGGCGGCAAGCCGTCTGCCCGGAGCGTCCATACTGTGCTTCGCTCCCAGGCCGTCGAGGGCAATCTGCTCCGCCGCCTGTGGGCGCAGAAGAAGGTCGCCGACCTCGAGGTCTTCCTCAAGAGGAACGAGAGCGAGATCGTGGCCGTCGGCAAGCAGTACGAGATCGTCACCCCCTACACCTCGCTCATCGTGCTCGACAGCCTCGAGCAGTACGTCCAGCACCGCATCCTGCCGCCGAAGTCGTTGCCCAAGGTGCGTGAGCAGTACATCGAGATCGTCGAGAAGCAGCGCCTCGCCGACGAGAAGAGCAAGGAGCAGAAACTCGCGGCCATTGTGGCCCTCTGGAACGAGCGGGTGAAGTGGTGGGAGACCGAGTTCCGGTACCCCGCGAACTTCCGCTACAAAGAGCAGGAGACGAAGGACGAGGCGCCTGCCCGGGGCGGGGCGGGAGCGCCTCCGGCCGAAGGGGCGCCAGCCCCCGCCGCCCGCGACCCGCACGGAGCCCGCCCCGCCGCGCCGGCGACCACGGGCCGACCTATGGCCGACGCAGACGATGCCCCGGTGCAAGGCGCGGCGCGCGGCGGGGAACTCCTCTCACGGCTGGAGGCGAAGAGGAACGGCGCCGCCGACGAGCGCTCGACCGCCCCCGCCATCGCCATCAAGGCCTGGGACCCCAAGACCCCCTACATCGAGGCCATTCGCAGGGCGAAGCCCGACGAGGCGTTCGCGGCGTACCTCAAGCAGCGCGACGAGTATGGCACCTCGCCCGCCTTCTTCCTGGACTGCGCCAACCACTTCCTCGCCGCCAAGCAGGAGGCCACGGCTCTCCAGGTCCTATCCAACGTGGCCGAGCTGGAACTGGAGAACGCCGCCCTCGTTCGCGTGCTGGCCCATCGCCTGGCCCAGCTCGACGGCCTGCGGAACCTCGAGCTGGCCTCGATGCTCTTCGAGGAAGCGCTTCGCATGCGCCCCGAGGAGCCGCAGTCGTGGCGCGACCTCGCCCTCGTCCTCGCCCGCCGAGCCGACGCCTTGAGCAAGATCCCCTACAAGAAGCGCTCGGTGGACCAGGCCGAGCGGGACAAGGCCGAGATTGCAGCCCTCTACTCTCGCGCCATCGAGCTCCTCTATCACGTGGTGCTCAACACCTGGGACCGCTTCGAGCAGATCGAGCTCATCGCCCTCATGGAACTCAACGCCCTGCTGCCCAAGGCCAAGGCCGCGGGCATCGAGAAGCCCAACGTGGACCCCCGCCTCGTGAAGCTGCTGGATGTGGATGTGCGGATCATCCTCACCTGGGACGCGGACAACACGGACATGGACCTCCACGTGGTCGAGCCCTCGGGCGAGCGCGCCTTCTACGGCCACCAGCGCACCACGATTGGCGGCAACGTGAGCCGCGACTTCACCCAGGGTTATGGCCCCGAGGAGTACCTGCTCAAGAAGGCCATGCCGGGAATGTACACCATCCAGGCCAACTACTACGGCTCCAGCGCGGCCCAGCTCATCGGCGCCGTCACACTGCAAGTGGACGTGTTCACCAACTACGGTCGCCCGAACGAGCAGCGCAAGAGCCTGACCCTCCGCCTCACCGAGAAGAAGGAAACCTTCACCGTCGGGCAGATCGAGTTCTGA
- a CDS encoding amidohydrolase family protein, translating into MGEAIIDTHTHFEPGFSYYHIPYSTDAAVVREMDRYGIVQAFTFSFTGVGSDYTLGNDAIIRLVRQHPTRFVGFTTLNVNYPALWLGELDRCWAAGLRGIKLIPHYQGKTSLNVDLTPVLAWADAHGCPILNHSWDDPARLRQWATDFPRACFIIGHASTDFAEAVNRLPNVYQNTCAVLHKGQFEKMCQVLDTDKIIYGSDFLDLDMAFGLGPVLYARVPDSVKRKVLYANPQRVLDRHVMK; encoded by the coding sequence GTGGGCGAGGCGATCATTGACACCCACACCCACTTCGAGCCGGGCTTCAGCTACTACCACATCCCCTACAGCACCGACGCGGCGGTCGTCCGCGAGATGGACCGCTACGGCATCGTGCAAGCCTTCACGTTCTCCTTCACGGGGGTGGGGTCCGACTACACCCTCGGCAACGACGCGATCATCCGCCTCGTCAGGCAGCACCCGACCCGCTTCGTGGGCTTCACCACGCTCAACGTCAACTACCCTGCGCTCTGGCTCGGCGAACTCGACCGCTGCTGGGCCGCCGGCCTGCGCGGCATCAAGCTCATCCCCCACTACCAGGGCAAGACGAGCCTGAATGTGGACCTCACGCCCGTCCTGGCCTGGGCCGATGCGCACGGCTGCCCCATTCTCAACCACTCGTGGGACGACCCGGCCAGGCTCCGGCAGTGGGCAACGGACTTTCCTCGCGCCTGCTTCATCATCGGCCACGCCTCCACCGACTTCGCCGAGGCCGTCAACCGCTTGCCCAACGTCTACCAGAACACGTGCGCCGTCCTTCACAAGGGCCAATTCGAGAAGATGTGCCAGGTTCTCGACACGGACAAGATCATCTACGGGTCCGATTTCCTGGATCTCGACATGGCCTTCGGCCTCGGCCCCGTCCTCTACGCCCGCGTGCCTGATAGCGTCAAGCGCAAAGTCCTCTACGCCAACCCGCAGCGCGTGCTTGACCGCCACGTGATGAAATGA
- a CDS encoding aminotransferase class I/II-fold pyridoxal phosphate-dependent enzyme yields the protein MKRWSETDLALNGGDKAVTAFEGKGKPKIGVEELLALCEVWGYSPATRGKVRRILEREEVPSAWLARYYGPKKPTKVDELEAYARKLFGVKHALAVHSGTSALTAAYVACGIGPGDEVIVPGYTFYATASQVVTAKAIPVIAEVDESLTLDPRDVERKITPHTKAIVPVHMSGLACDMDALRAVARKHKLLVIEDTAQACGGTYKGRFLGTLGDVGCFSVSSFKITGGGEGGLVLTNDEWLHTRATGFHDSSGCWRPDRYARERRPGELFCGENYRMSELEGAVILVQLRKAKAQARRFNANARRVLAGVKAFKRVVPRRSNDLHGDIGNNLFFIAEDEALADKLSDALRAEGVGAWARGTRGGRDWHYYQYWEQILERKSATKEGCPYTCPYYLGDAPAHYAEGMCPRTLSLTNRAVCVGINQWWTARDCRQVANAINKVFSVYA from the coding sequence ATGAAGCGATGGAGTGAGACCGACCTGGCGCTGAACGGTGGCGACAAGGCCGTCACGGCCTTCGAGGGCAAGGGCAAGCCCAAGATCGGCGTCGAGGAATTGCTCGCGCTGTGCGAAGTGTGGGGCTACAGCCCCGCCACGCGCGGCAAGGTCCGACGCATTCTGGAGCGGGAGGAGGTCCCTTCGGCCTGGCTCGCGCGCTACTACGGCCCGAAGAAGCCCACGAAGGTGGACGAGTTGGAGGCCTACGCGCGCAAGCTCTTCGGGGTGAAGCACGCTCTGGCGGTGCACTCGGGCACATCGGCCCTCACTGCGGCTTATGTGGCGTGCGGCATCGGGCCGGGCGACGAGGTGATCGTGCCGGGCTACACCTTCTACGCCACCGCGTCGCAGGTGGTCACGGCCAAGGCCATCCCGGTCATCGCCGAGGTGGACGAGTCGCTGACCCTCGACCCGCGCGATGTGGAGCGCAAGATCACGCCGCACACCAAGGCCATCGTGCCCGTGCACATGAGCGGCCTGGCGTGCGACATGGACGCGCTGCGGGCCGTGGCGCGCAAGCACAAGCTGCTCGTCATCGAGGACACGGCGCAGGCCTGCGGCGGCACGTACAAGGGCAGGTTCCTGGGCACGCTGGGCGACGTGGGCTGCTTCAGCGTCAGCTCGTTCAAGATCACGGGCGGCGGCGAGGGCGGCCTGGTGCTCACCAACGACGAATGGCTGCACACCCGCGCGACCGGCTTCCACGACAGCTCGGGCTGCTGGCGGCCCGACCGCTACGCGCGCGAGCGGCGGCCCGGCGAGCTGTTCTGCGGCGAAAACTACCGCATGAGCGAACTCGAGGGCGCCGTCATCCTCGTGCAGCTCCGCAAGGCCAAGGCCCAGGCGCGGCGGTTCAACGCCAACGCGCGCCGCGTGCTGGCCGGCGTCAAGGCGTTCAAGCGGGTCGTCCCGCGCCGCAGCAACGACCTCCACGGCGACATCGGCAACAACCTGTTCTTCATCGCCGAGGACGAGGCCCTGGCCGACAAGCTCTCGGACGCCCTCCGCGCCGAGGGCGTGGGCGCCTGGGCGCGCGGCACACGCGGCGGGCGCGACTGGCACTACTACCAGTACTGGGAGCAGATTCTCGAACGCAAGTCGGCCACGAAAGAGGGCTGCCCCTACACCTGCCCCTACTACCTCGGCGACGCCCCGGCCCACTACGCCGAGGGCATGTGCCCACGCACCCTCTCGCTCACCAATCGCGCTGTCTGCGTGGGCATCAACCAGTGGTGGACCGCCCGCGACTGCCGCCAGGTGGCCAACGCCATCAACAAGGTGTTTTCGGTCTATGCTTGA
- a CDS encoding NAD(P)H-dependent oxidoreductase produces the protein MAKLLYIKASPRAARSHSVAVADAFVEAYRAAHPSDELRTLDLFQANLPAFDGLAVQAKYTILHGKQHTAEELAAWRAVEAIIADFKAADKYALAVPMWNFGIPYRLKQYLDILIQPGYTFSYDPEKGYTGLVTGKPAFVAYARGGEYPEGTPGEAYDLQKKYLELALGFIGFTDIRSVVVEPTLMGGPDVAAAKQAQAIAKAKALAARF, from the coding sequence ATGGCCAAGCTTCTTTACATCAAAGCATCGCCGCGCGCGGCGCGGTCGCACTCGGTCGCGGTTGCCGATGCCTTCGTCGAGGCATATCGGGCGGCACACCCGAGCGACGAGCTGAGGACGCTGGACCTCTTCCAGGCCAATCTGCCCGCTTTCGACGGCCTGGCGGTTCAGGCGAAGTACACCATCCTGCACGGCAAGCAGCACACGGCCGAGGAACTGGCGGCCTGGCGGGCCGTCGAGGCGATCATCGCAGACTTCAAGGCCGCCGACAAGTACGCGCTCGCCGTCCCGATGTGGAACTTCGGCATCCCCTATCGCTTGAAGCAGTACCTCGACATCCTCATCCAGCCGGGCTACACCTTCTCGTACGACCCGGAGAAGGGCTACACGGGCCTGGTCACGGGCAAGCCCGCCTTCGTGGCCTATGCTCGCGGCGGCGAGTACCCCGAGGGCACGCCCGGCGAAGCGTACGACCTCCAGAAGAAGTACCTGGAGCTGGCCCTCGGCTTCATCGGCTTCACCGACATCAGGTCGGTGGTGGTCGAACCGACGCTGATGGGCGGCCCGGACGTCGCCGCGGCGAAGCAGGCCCAGGCCATCGCCAAGGCAAAGGCGCTGGCGGCCAGGTTCTAG
- a CDS encoding uroporphyrinogen decarboxylase family protein has translation MNNRERFLRLMRYEPVDHPPLSVGGPWAETRARWETEGLPSGVDLYDYFGLEPLRIANVSPETRLFPPFEPRELERTADYVVKINSRGVKVQMSCAMEHSGPEHYLEYPIKGRADQTWLAARLDPAAPGRDANGWRQRLRKARASDALTLVDFGSFYGDLHEHMGTEAMSLALYDQPEFVHWYNDRIAALCESAIRKAVGTGRVDLMGGHEDMCFKNGPLVSPAMFREFLTPYYRRTVGLARSMGQWLFWMDCDGDIRPLIPLWLEVGVNLFAPCEVAAGVDVRALRAEFGREVRLLGGIDKRALAAGPAAIETEVVPKLALARDGGYLPDIDHGIPPDVPFAHYRYYIELLKAEYGVR, from the coding sequence ATGAACAACCGCGAGCGCTTCCTGCGGCTGATGCGCTACGAACCCGTGGACCACCCGCCTCTCTCGGTGGGCGGCCCGTGGGCAGAGACGCGGGCACGCTGGGAAACCGAAGGCCTGCCGAGCGGCGTGGACCTGTACGACTACTTCGGCCTCGAGCCGCTCCGCATCGCCAACGTCAGCCCCGAAACCCGCCTCTTCCCGCCGTTCGAGCCTCGCGAACTCGAGCGCACCGCCGACTACGTCGTCAAGATCAACTCACGCGGCGTCAAGGTCCAGATGTCTTGCGCGATGGAACACAGCGGGCCCGAGCACTACCTGGAGTACCCGATCAAGGGCCGAGCCGACCAGACATGGCTGGCGGCACGCCTCGACCCCGCCGCGCCAGGCCGCGACGCCAATGGTTGGCGACAGCGCCTGCGGAAGGCCCGAGCTTCGGACGCCCTCACGCTCGTGGACTTCGGGTCCTTCTACGGCGACCTGCACGAGCACATGGGCACCGAGGCGATGAGCCTGGCCCTTTACGACCAGCCCGAGTTTGTCCACTGGTACAACGACCGCATCGCCGCGCTGTGCGAGAGCGCTATCCGCAAGGCCGTGGGCACGGGCCGGGTGGACCTGATGGGCGGACACGAGGACATGTGCTTCAAGAACGGCCCGCTCGTTTCGCCCGCCATGTTCCGCGAATTCCTCACCCCGTACTATCGCCGCACGGTCGGCCTCGCACGCTCGATGGGCCAATGGCTCTTCTGGATGGACTGCGATGGCGACATCCGCCCCCTCATCCCGCTGTGGCTGGAAGTCGGCGTGAACCTGTTCGCCCCGTGCGAGGTCGCAGCGGGGGTGGACGTGCGGGCGCTTCGCGCCGAGTTCGGCCGCGAGGTGCGCCTGCTCGGCGGCATTGACAAACGCGCCCTGGCCGCCGGCCCAGCCGCCATCGAGACCGAGGTCGTGCCCAAGCTCGCCCTCGCCCGCGACGGCGGCTACCTGCCCGACATTGACCACGGCATCCCGCCCGACGTGCCCTTCGCCCACTATCGCTACTACATCGAGCTGCTCAAGGCGGAGTACGGCGTCCGATAG
- a CDS encoding uroporphyrinogen decarboxylase family protein has translation MTSRERFRETMRYGTPDRVPYFEEGLRDDVLERWHEQGLPPDADLAAMFHVDARERMPVNIEPIPPMERPITTRADLDELRRRLDPADPRRLPDDWPARVAAWRSRQHVLELQLHRGFFLSMGVRDARTFDPVVYLLHDDPRLVHDILNLYGEFGARLAERILTEVGADCVVFSEPIGGNDRPLLSPETYGRFVLASYRPILDAARRGGVETLVYMTYANARPLLPGVVRAGFNCLWACEVNVAAMNYLAIRRRFGRDLRLIGGIDLDTLLQDKAAIRAEMERVIPPLLAQGGYVPLADGRVRANVPFEHYRYYRQVLEELTSSPGF, from the coding sequence ATGACCAGCCGCGAACGCTTCCGCGAGACAATGCGCTACGGGACGCCCGACCGCGTGCCGTACTTCGAGGAGGGGCTGCGCGACGACGTGCTCGAGCGGTGGCACGAGCAGGGCTTGCCACCCGACGCCGACCTCGCCGCGATGTTCCACGTGGATGCCCGCGAGCGAATGCCGGTGAACATCGAGCCCATCCCGCCAATGGAGCGGCCCATCACGACGCGGGCGGATTTGGATGAACTCCGTCGCCGCCTCGACCCCGCCGATCCGCGCCGCCTGCCCGACGACTGGCCTGCGCGCGTCGCCGCCTGGCGCTCGCGGCAGCACGTGCTCGAGCTCCAGCTCCACCGCGGCTTCTTCCTCTCGATGGGCGTCCGCGATGCGCGGACCTTCGACCCCGTAGTCTACCTGCTCCACGACGACCCGCGCCTGGTCCACGACATTCTGAACCTCTACGGCGAGTTCGGCGCGCGCCTCGCCGAGCGAATCCTCACCGAGGTGGGCGCTGACTGCGTCGTCTTCTCGGAGCCAATCGGGGGCAACGACCGCCCGCTTCTTTCGCCCGAGACGTACGGGCGATTCGTGTTGGCCAGCTATCGCCCGATCCTCGACGCGGCGCGGCGGGGCGGCGTCGAAACGCTCGTCTACATGACCTACGCGAATGCACGCCCGCTCCTCCCCGGCGTGGTGCGGGCGGGATTCAACTGCCTGTGGGCCTGCGAGGTGAACGTGGCGGCGATGAATTACCTGGCGATCCGCCGGCGCTTCGGCCGCGACCTGCGTCTGATCGGGGGGATTGACCTCGACACGCTGCTTCAGGACAAAGCGGCCATCCGCGCCGAGATGGAGCGCGTGATTCCCCCCCTCCTCGCCCAGGGCGGCTACGTGCCGCTCGCCGATGGCCGTGTTCGCGCCAACGTCCCCTTCGAGCACTACCGATACTACCGCCAAGTGCTTGAGGAACTCACTTCCAGCCCGGGCTTTTGA